In one window of Myxococcus virescens DNA:
- a CDS encoding OTU domain-containing protein → MQCPNCAPGTMRDLSVTPPRCLECGAVLVSEPPSTPPSFGSMETEIERLESGDYDDVLDDFLDDEEPYRLSSSEMRDETLRASLVTDDITPPESPPSNTMGDDVAEERCVPLGAETTVSDKPVVPPSFPLRTLLWNIADLGGGPSGTLPVRKPWTIAALAHVIRTANADIVTILELKKKGGIRLVEPKPPTPMKQHAGRGGSGMKLKVLMRLASAVVEPDGYRVKTASDALVGQIAEQEAALLNDLAKHFAEHVRRTIWPRDAQDTDAEAWDPSHIEWSGASRTLEADKLGIIKGRLDAAWGACEPDLVKRFGRPRVRKDEEDEDDADPPEALVATSIDVFGKKQAKLDAYCLLCVRLLVEEGYYDWLQPHTNRYSSKEKDSKKGGAEAKEKAKRDDLAKLGVELLREHCGILFHRYLAVIVGLGAEAVPAEQEQVLENILHRSNDAHLQRVYEKKLAEYQERKSEVEDAPESHAGLREFLRIRDALNDQCKARGEEVYASWPAEVPDKPVKGLYTQDEAYGVLWRKSKLDVDESAISYLSAYVAKRSPGGESPSMDVDTRMGNDEAEEEQAQPVKSLYSKREPIRIPVRLAQVKNAPEVSVVAWHPPAPGDRNKNARGTDFRAFLQYCKDERREKVLGVVLSDLNIDTARPKAELAKDGTPYIDTCVERLSFHQFFQTLLGPGADASHLYDMAPQLSTIAKSKFGSWAVDSENAFGDGSLKTLRSFVNSRVKPEMFAPFKTSTGHELRPMFSSAEDVLAHIESFITPPQQRYGASGYDKILVYSRRTDGWMLEQSSVYVIPFPMALADEKEKGLFFIHGNLLPKHLQPFWRLLQLEDAKLPEDERIFDQLRAPGVKLTGSEDARWEAVMAAAKKLSDHMPLVSDLRLIYSGEEALVVEEVEVATETASSELGQLEALCAAYQKSQATDDEASEALGAILDAAEKVPASDHARSNALVAEAMQWRETFAALRSAGFDPEAYWDHRPALKSEEGKDKGGGQGISLDTHLGSIHQGRVHNAGGGDCLFRSLSQLFFGTEAHHREVRQAVVNHLEDLLAGQSLDDGGMVGPSTAATFRQDMGLLLDWHRVAWPQEPAYRRVAGMDPWRQYLRAMSRDRAWGDHVVLAAASHLFQVRFEIFAQTGATSYWTDLVDFVPRTDGHAARPLLRLANLGNAHYEAVGPTDAPLPVAAAFPAELGALSERRRRDEGPAPQPDSRKVESPRSAATSTQSATATSAPPTVGPVCKWPHTCYFQFDTPTHHPHALFLFGENAVAKKARYPQPDTQAVIRMNPNALGIRTCWVPGKGMEDKELAKNQQAIDEDCAEAVQLLTSGKYTTLVVPWNHSRGHVDIGTGVARLPGNAPQTWAYLTKKIDELIGWANTHLGTVLVVPQVNVLVPAVVRQQASDLHVQEVSDVMRQAASMGDDSSTSVLGQPNVVSLRTLLFSGATSPETGLLSDKDYEKNKAMFDEDLDVLTQKVESGQYRRLVLERDDEGRIVLGTELGKLDKHAPRTLDYLRERLEALCRRCTEVHVKRATSKRQVVEDENSMQGVEESQSLDFLSVGDGRTSSEGIKRKKPAVVAEGWEDDDVTQAMDPAAWGTAAFSNSGFSGGTPSSQSFAGSGQVAPSNHKKRKFMGQPASAEENEEVQLMNGDDVPPPPPVWEEGDEAEPKKQKKGPTG, encoded by the coding sequence ATGCAGTGCCCCAACTGCGCGCCCGGCACGATGCGCGACCTGTCCGTGACGCCGCCTCGCTGCCTGGAATGCGGAGCGGTGTTGGTCTCCGAGCCTCCCAGCACTCCCCCCTCCTTTGGCTCGATGGAGACCGAGATCGAGCGGCTGGAGAGTGGCGACTATGACGACGTCCTGGATGACTTCCTGGACGACGAGGAGCCATACCGACTCTCCAGCAGCGAGATGCGTGATGAGACGCTCCGGGCATCGTTGGTCACCGACGACATCACGCCCCCGGAGTCGCCACCGTCCAACACGATGGGCGACGACGTCGCCGAGGAGCGCTGTGTTCCGCTGGGCGCGGAGACCACCGTCTCCGACAAGCCCGTCGTTCCGCCGAGCTTCCCGCTGCGGACGCTCCTGTGGAACATCGCGGACCTGGGCGGAGGCCCGAGTGGAACGCTCCCGGTGCGCAAGCCGTGGACCATTGCCGCCCTGGCCCATGTCATCCGCACGGCGAACGCCGACATCGTCACCATCCTGGAGCTGAAGAAGAAGGGTGGCATTCGTCTGGTGGAGCCCAAGCCGCCGACCCCGATGAAGCAGCACGCGGGCCGCGGAGGCAGCGGGATGAAGCTCAAGGTGTTGATGCGCCTGGCGTCGGCAGTCGTCGAGCCCGATGGCTACCGGGTCAAGACCGCCTCCGACGCACTGGTCGGTCAGATCGCGGAGCAGGAGGCGGCGCTCCTCAACGACCTGGCGAAGCACTTCGCGGAGCACGTGCGGCGGACCATCTGGCCACGTGACGCGCAGGACACGGACGCCGAGGCGTGGGACCCCTCTCATATCGAATGGAGCGGGGCCTCGCGGACGTTGGAAGCGGACAAACTGGGCATCATCAAGGGCAGGCTCGATGCAGCCTGGGGGGCATGTGAGCCGGACCTCGTGAAGCGCTTCGGTAGGCCTCGGGTGAGGAAGGACGAGGAAGACGAAGACGACGCGGACCCGCCCGAGGCGCTCGTCGCGACGTCGATCGACGTGTTCGGGAAGAAGCAGGCGAAGCTGGACGCGTACTGCCTGCTCTGTGTGCGGCTGCTCGTGGAGGAGGGCTACTACGATTGGCTCCAGCCCCACACGAACCGCTACTCGTCGAAGGAGAAGGACTCCAAGAAGGGCGGCGCGGAGGCGAAGGAGAAGGCGAAGCGGGACGATCTGGCGAAGCTTGGCGTCGAGCTCCTCCGCGAGCACTGCGGCATCCTGTTTCACCGCTACCTGGCGGTCATCGTGGGCCTGGGCGCCGAGGCTGTCCCGGCCGAGCAGGAGCAGGTCCTCGAGAACATCCTGCACCGTTCCAACGACGCGCATCTGCAGCGCGTCTACGAAAAGAAGCTCGCCGAGTACCAGGAGCGCAAGAGCGAGGTGGAGGACGCGCCGGAGTCGCACGCGGGGCTGCGCGAGTTCCTTCGCATCCGTGATGCGCTGAACGACCAGTGCAAGGCGCGCGGTGAGGAGGTCTACGCGTCGTGGCCCGCGGAGGTGCCCGACAAGCCCGTCAAGGGGCTCTACACCCAAGATGAGGCGTACGGCGTCTTGTGGCGGAAGTCCAAGCTGGACGTGGACGAATCGGCCATCTCGTACCTCAGTGCCTACGTGGCGAAGCGCTCGCCGGGTGGCGAATCCCCGTCGATGGATGTCGACACCAGGATGGGGAACGACGAGGCGGAGGAAGAGCAGGCGCAGCCCGTCAAGAGTCTCTACAGCAAGCGGGAGCCCATCCGGATTCCGGTGCGACTGGCGCAGGTGAAGAACGCGCCCGAGGTGAGCGTGGTGGCGTGGCATCCCCCCGCGCCGGGAGACCGCAACAAGAACGCGCGCGGCACGGACTTCCGCGCCTTCCTCCAGTACTGCAAGGACGAGCGCCGGGAGAAGGTGCTCGGCGTGGTGCTCTCGGACCTGAACATCGACACCGCGCGGCCCAAGGCCGAGCTCGCGAAGGATGGCACGCCGTACATCGACACCTGCGTGGAGCGCCTGTCGTTCCACCAGTTCTTCCAGACGTTGCTGGGGCCCGGGGCGGATGCGAGCCACCTGTACGACATGGCGCCCCAGCTCTCGACCATCGCCAAGAGCAAGTTCGGCAGCTGGGCCGTGGACAGCGAGAATGCGTTCGGAGACGGCTCGCTCAAGACGCTCCGAAGCTTCGTCAACAGCCGGGTGAAGCCGGAGATGTTCGCCCCCTTCAAGACGTCGACGGGCCACGAGCTGCGGCCCATGTTCTCGTCCGCGGAGGACGTGCTGGCCCACATCGAGTCGTTCATCACGCCCCCGCAGCAGCGCTACGGGGCGAGCGGCTACGACAAGATTCTCGTGTACTCGCGGCGGACGGATGGCTGGATGCTGGAGCAGTCGTCGGTCTACGTCATCCCGTTTCCCATGGCGCTCGCGGACGAGAAGGAGAAGGGACTCTTCTTCATCCACGGCAACCTGCTGCCCAAGCACCTCCAGCCGTTCTGGCGGCTCCTCCAACTGGAGGACGCGAAGCTGCCCGAGGATGAGCGGATCTTCGACCAACTGCGTGCCCCGGGCGTGAAGCTCACGGGTTCGGAGGACGCGCGCTGGGAAGCGGTCATGGCCGCCGCGAAGAAGCTGAGCGACCACATGCCGCTCGTCTCCGACCTGCGGCTCATCTACAGCGGCGAGGAGGCGCTGGTCGTGGAGGAGGTGGAGGTCGCCACCGAGACTGCGTCCTCCGAGCTGGGCCAGTTGGAAGCGCTGTGTGCCGCCTATCAGAAGTCCCAGGCCACGGATGACGAAGCCTCGGAGGCGCTCGGCGCGATTCTGGACGCCGCGGAGAAGGTCCCCGCTTCGGACCACGCCCGTTCCAACGCGCTGGTGGCGGAGGCCATGCAGTGGCGGGAGACGTTCGCCGCGCTGCGGAGCGCGGGCTTCGACCCGGAGGCGTACTGGGACCATCGGCCCGCGCTGAAGTCGGAGGAAGGGAAGGACAAGGGGGGCGGCCAGGGCATCTCGCTGGACACCCACCTGGGCTCCATCCACCAGGGGCGGGTTCACAACGCGGGCGGTGGGGACTGTCTGTTCCGCTCGCTGTCCCAGTTGTTCTTCGGTACGGAAGCGCACCACCGCGAGGTGCGCCAGGCGGTGGTCAATCACCTGGAGGACCTGCTCGCCGGGCAGTCGCTGGACGACGGGGGCATGGTGGGGCCCTCGACGGCGGCGACGTTCCGACAGGACATGGGGCTGCTGCTCGACTGGCACCGTGTGGCCTGGCCGCAGGAGCCCGCGTATCGCCGGGTGGCGGGCATGGACCCCTGGCGCCAGTACCTGCGGGCCATGAGCCGGGACAGGGCTTGGGGCGACCACGTGGTGCTGGCGGCGGCGTCCCACCTGTTCCAGGTGCGCTTCGAGATTTTCGCCCAGACGGGGGCGACTTCGTACTGGACGGACCTGGTGGACTTCGTGCCGCGCACCGATGGCCACGCGGCGCGGCCCCTGCTCCGGCTGGCGAACCTGGGAAACGCACACTACGAGGCGGTGGGGCCCACGGATGCGCCGCTTCCCGTGGCCGCGGCATTCCCCGCCGAACTGGGAGCGCTCAGCGAGCGCCGCCGCCGCGACGAGGGGCCGGCACCTCAGCCTGATTCGAGGAAGGTCGAGTCTCCGCGCTCAGCGGCGACGTCGACGCAGAGCGCCACCGCCACGTCGGCGCCGCCCACGGTGGGCCCGGTCTGCAAGTGGCCTCACACGTGCTACTTCCAGTTCGACACCCCCACCCACCACCCGCACGCACTCTTCCTCTTCGGGGAGAACGCCGTCGCGAAGAAGGCCAGATACCCCCAGCCGGACACTCAGGCCGTCATCCGGATGAACCCGAACGCGCTCGGGATTCGCACGTGCTGGGTGCCGGGCAAGGGGATGGAGGACAAGGAGCTCGCGAAGAACCAGCAGGCCATCGATGAGGACTGTGCCGAGGCCGTCCAACTCCTGACGAGCGGCAAGTACACCACGCTGGTGGTGCCGTGGAACCACTCGCGGGGCCATGTGGACATCGGGACGGGCGTCGCCAGGTTGCCGGGCAATGCGCCCCAAACGTGGGCGTACCTGACGAAGAAGATCGACGAACTCATCGGCTGGGCAAACACGCACCTGGGCACGGTGCTGGTCGTCCCGCAGGTGAACGTGCTCGTGCCTGCCGTGGTGCGGCAGCAAGCGTCGGACCTCCACGTGCAAGAGGTCTCGGACGTGATGAGGCAGGCGGCCTCCATGGGAGATGACTCCAGCACGAGCGTCCTGGGGCAGCCGAACGTCGTCTCGTTGAGGACGCTGCTCTTCTCCGGCGCGACGTCCCCTGAGACGGGGCTGCTGTCGGACAAGGACTACGAGAAGAACAAGGCGATGTTCGACGAGGACCTGGACGTGCTCACCCAGAAGGTGGAGAGCGGCCAGTACCGCAGGCTCGTGCTCGAACGAGACGATGAGGGACGCATCGTTCTCGGCACGGAGTTGGGGAAGCTCGACAAACACGCGCCTCGGACGCTGGATTATCTGCGCGAGCGCCTGGAGGCATTGTGCAGGCGCTGTACAGAGGTCCACGTCAAGCGCGCGACGTCGAAGCGGCAGGTCGTCGAGGACGAGAACTCGATGCAGGGCGTCGAGGAGTCGCAGTCCCTGGACTTCCTGTCCGTCGGCGATGGCCGTACGTCCTCTGAGGGAATCAAGCGCAAGAAGCCCGCCGTCGTCGCCGAGGGCTGGGAGGACGACGACGTCACCCAGGCGATGGACCCAGCGGCCTGGGGGACCGCTGCGTTCTCGAACTCTGGCTTCAGTGGAGGAACCCCGTCGTCGCAGTCCTTCGCGGGCTCGGGACAGGTTGCGCCGTCGAACCATAAAAAGCGCAAGTTCATGGGGCAGCCTGCGAGCGCCGAAGAGAACGAAGAGGTGCAGCTCATGAATGGCGATGACGTGCCGCCACCGCCTCCCGTCTGGGAGGAGGGGGATGAGGCGGAACCCAAGAAGCAGAAGAAGGGGCCGACCGGGTAG
- a CDS encoding peptidoglycan-binding protein: MPPSSTSRQDPAVAPCPLQAGKGQVEVVVVDDRETPLSGVAVELAQGTADAALRTRTDEHGVALFEGLEEGRYRFRLLDVEPALWRVLGRLPLPPRAAGAAPRWGSVSRPKPLSWTCEGTESLAVLAAKLGVRPSRLIDASTGQPLTPEVAPAPGTRVEVLPFAHEWTTVETGFRHVVHRIGLPLSLVVVLRDGTHHPRAHQPYLLKVWLDDEEELPAREGMTDAEGRMAQVLPARAARGEVTVSPGRDDERKVTLRFAALRATSAPEGLQERLENLGFSCGGERGQFGPKTRLAVEWFQYALGLPPSGEADEATCAALGLLHRS; encoded by the coding sequence ATGCCCCCTTCCTCGACTTCACGGCAGGACCCGGCGGTTGCTCCATGCCCATTGCAGGCGGGCAAGGGGCAGGTGGAGGTGGTCGTCGTCGATGACCGCGAGACGCCGCTGTCCGGCGTGGCGGTGGAGCTGGCGCAGGGGACGGCGGACGCGGCGCTGCGCACACGCACCGACGAGCACGGCGTCGCGCTGTTCGAGGGGCTCGAGGAGGGGCGCTACCGCTTCCGGTTGCTCGACGTGGAGCCCGCGCTGTGGCGGGTGCTCGGCCGGCTTCCCCTGCCTCCGCGCGCCGCGGGCGCAGCGCCTCGCTGGGGCTCCGTCTCGCGGCCGAAGCCGCTGTCCTGGACGTGCGAAGGGACGGAGTCGCTCGCGGTGCTGGCGGCGAAGCTGGGTGTGCGTCCCTCGCGGCTCATCGATGCGAGCACGGGGCAGCCGCTCACCCCGGAGGTGGCTCCCGCTCCGGGAACGCGTGTGGAGGTGCTGCCGTTCGCCCATGAGTGGACGACGGTGGAGACCGGCTTCCGGCATGTGGTTCACCGCATCGGGCTTCCCCTGTCCCTGGTGGTGGTGCTGCGCGATGGCACGCACCACCCCCGAGCGCACCAGCCCTACCTGTTGAAGGTGTGGCTGGACGACGAGGAGGAGTTGCCCGCGCGCGAGGGCATGACGGACGCGGAGGGCCGCATGGCGCAGGTCCTGCCCGCTCGCGCGGCGCGGGGCGAGGTGACGGTGTCGCCCGGCCGCGACGACGAGCGCAAGGTGACGCTGCGCTTCGCGGCGCTGCGCGCGACGAGCGCTCCGGAGGGCTTGCAGGAGCGGCTGGAGAACCTGGGGTTCTCCTGTGGCGGCGAGCGTGGCCAGTTCGGCCCGAAGACGCGCCTGGCCGTGGAGTGGTTCCAGTATGCGCTCGGGCTGCCTCCGAGCGGAGAGGCCGACGAGGCGACCTGCGCCGCGCTGGGCCTGTTGCACCGCTCGTAG
- a CDS encoding prolyl oligopeptidase family serine peptidase → MTPVDRTWTYPSARRDARSGYTLHGQRFDDPYAWMEQLDAPETQAWISEQETLTQSVLHALPGREALREAVTRSARQARRSPPIAAGPEGRAFLWQAETHDDKLKLLLRRHEGAPLETLLDPNTWASNEVLVFAVPSPDGAFVAFGKAVGSAHGALIHVLDVSTGRLLPDRPRGTSHASVAWRPDSSGFFYAANPDPGEVPAGEEAHWNAVYEHRLGSGAPARRVFGDDHEKEYWCTVKVSECGRFAVLAKWDYVHANVITLLRLADDARIPVATGMTSLNQVQVIGESLLIHTDLDAPRGRLCTAPLTAPTQWRTLIPESEHTLQTVAGVGGRLYAVYSRAASHHVRIHAEDGTWLRDLKLPALGAVNRNEGEGIVSGVSGPWRGDEVWVNFMSYVQAPSVYRYDYDADLLTPYHVPDVGLDASEYVTEQVWYPSLDGTRVSMFLVHRKDLPRDGQWPVRLSGYGGFNISVEPRFTPLQAAWLKCGGVLAFANVRGGGEYGRAWHEAALKTRRQNAFDDFIAAARWLVSEGYTVPARLASRGNSNGGLLVAVTAMQAPASFGAVFCRAPTLDMLRFPRFGYLSSATVEYGSPEDPVEGAYLAGYSPYHNVRAGLRYPRMAFVAALNDRTAPPHDPLKMVARLQAEGTQGGPFLLLPLRDSGHGGGTTLTALIEQDVDELCFYCEALGVSPG, encoded by the coding sequence ATGACGCCCGTGGACCGGACCTGGACGTACCCCTCCGCACGCAGAGACGCGCGGAGCGGCTACACGCTGCACGGACAGCGCTTCGACGACCCCTACGCGTGGATGGAACAGCTCGACGCGCCGGAGACGCAGGCGTGGATTTCCGAGCAGGAGACCCTCACGCAATCGGTGCTCCACGCCCTCCCTGGACGCGAGGCACTGCGCGAGGCGGTCACCCGCTCCGCGCGGCAGGCACGCAGGTCCCCGCCCATCGCCGCCGGTCCGGAGGGGCGTGCGTTCCTCTGGCAGGCAGAGACCCACGACGACAAGCTCAAGCTCCTGCTCCGGCGCCACGAAGGAGCGCCGTTGGAGACGTTGCTCGACCCCAACACGTGGGCGAGCAACGAGGTGCTCGTCTTCGCGGTCCCCTCCCCGGATGGCGCATTCGTCGCGTTCGGCAAGGCCGTGGGAAGCGCCCACGGCGCATTGATTCACGTCCTCGATGTCTCGACGGGGAGGCTGCTGCCGGACCGCCCCCGAGGCACCAGCCACGCCTCGGTGGCCTGGCGGCCCGATTCATCCGGGTTCTTCTACGCCGCGAATCCCGACCCCGGCGAGGTGCCCGCGGGCGAAGAGGCCCACTGGAACGCCGTCTACGAGCACCGGCTGGGCTCGGGCGCACCCGCCCGGCGCGTCTTCGGTGATGACCACGAGAAGGAGTACTGGTGCACCGTCAAGGTGAGCGAGTGCGGCCGCTTCGCCGTGCTCGCGAAGTGGGACTACGTCCACGCCAACGTCATCACCCTGCTGCGCCTCGCGGATGATGCGCGCATCCCCGTGGCAACAGGCATGACCTCCCTCAATCAGGTGCAGGTCATCGGGGAGTCCCTGCTCATCCATACCGACCTCGACGCACCACGCGGCAGGCTCTGCACCGCGCCGCTGACGGCGCCCACCCAGTGGCGGACACTCATCCCTGAAAGCGAGCACACCCTTCAGACGGTCGCAGGCGTCGGCGGCCGGCTCTACGCCGTCTATTCACGCGCGGCGTCGCACCACGTGCGCATCCACGCCGAGGACGGCACCTGGCTGCGCGACCTGAAGCTCCCAGCCCTGGGCGCCGTGAATCGCAACGAGGGAGAGGGAATCGTCAGCGGCGTCAGTGGCCCCTGGCGGGGCGACGAGGTGTGGGTGAACTTCATGTCGTACGTGCAGGCCCCCTCTGTCTATCGCTACGACTACGACGCAGACCTGCTGACGCCGTACCACGTCCCCGACGTCGGGCTCGACGCGTCCGAATACGTGACGGAGCAGGTCTGGTACCCGTCGCTCGACGGCACCCGGGTGTCCATGTTCCTCGTCCACCGGAAGGACCTGCCACGCGACGGACAGTGGCCCGTGAGGCTGAGTGGCTACGGCGGCTTCAACATCTCCGTGGAGCCGCGCTTCACGCCGCTCCAAGCCGCCTGGCTGAAGTGCGGCGGCGTGCTGGCCTTCGCCAACGTCCGGGGCGGCGGAGAGTACGGCCGCGCCTGGCACGAGGCGGCCCTCAAGACACGTCGGCAGAACGCCTTCGATGACTTCATCGCGGCGGCGCGCTGGCTCGTCTCGGAGGGCTACACGGTGCCTGCCCGGCTGGCCTCGCGAGGAAACAGCAATGGTGGGCTGTTGGTCGCCGTCACCGCCATGCAGGCCCCAGCGTCCTTTGGGGCCGTCTTCTGCCGTGCGCCCACGCTCGACATGCTGCGCTTCCCGCGCTTCGGCTACCTGAGCTCGGCCACCGTCGAATACGGCTCACCCGAGGACCCGGTTGAGGGTGCCTACCTCGCGGGGTACTCGCCCTACCACAATGTCAGGGCCGGGCTCCGTTACCCCCGGATGGCCTTCGTCGCCGCGCTGAACGACCGGACCGCCCCACCCCACGACCCGCTGAAGATGGTCGCCAGACTTCAGGCGGAAGGCACGCAGGGCGGGCCCTTTCTCCTGCTCCCACTTCGCGACTCCGGGCATGGGGGCGGCACCACCCTGACGGCGCTCATCGAGCAGGACGTCGACGAGCTCTGCTTCTACTGTGAGGCGCTCGGCGTCTCCCCGGGCTGA
- a CDS encoding fatty acid desaturase, producing the protein MGAYVLLAGASYVFFAQSLVGGVALAVLAGVVLVRVFILQHDCAHRSLFQRPVTNDRVGVVLGMLTLAPHAYWRAMHLVHHSTSGDLDRRGVGDIVTMTAQEYLALKPLQRLRYRLYRHPAVLLGVGPIFQFLLRFRMPGIVAKERRPERRSILVTNLALVAVHLAFLALGDWPRWLVVHLIITQVAAGLGIWLFFVQHQVERPYWVPRAQWSLKGSALQGSSHLVLPRAFEWLFGAINLHHVHHLKPQIPNYLLRGYMEQHGLAEEGVKLGLRDSVLAFRLKVYDEATGRMTGFPPVHAVQARTPLASPPSIEPTGQLGRLLTFSGEER; encoded by the coding sequence GTGGGCGCCTATGTCCTGCTCGCGGGGGCCAGCTATGTCTTCTTCGCCCAAAGCCTGGTGGGCGGCGTGGCGCTGGCCGTGCTCGCGGGCGTCGTGCTCGTCCGGGTCTTCATCCTCCAGCACGACTGTGCCCACCGCTCGCTGTTCCAGCGTCCGGTGACGAATGACCGGGTGGGCGTGGTGCTGGGCATGCTGACGCTGGCGCCGCACGCGTACTGGCGGGCCATGCACCTGGTCCACCACAGCACCAGCGGAGACCTCGACCGGCGCGGCGTGGGCGACATCGTGACGATGACGGCCCAGGAGTACCTGGCGCTCAAGCCCTTGCAGCGCCTGCGCTACCGGCTGTACCGGCACCCCGCGGTCCTCCTGGGCGTGGGGCCCATCTTCCAGTTCCTGCTGCGCTTCCGCATGCCGGGCATCGTCGCCAAGGAGCGCAGGCCCGAGCGCCGCTCCATCCTGGTGACGAACCTGGCGCTGGTGGCCGTCCACCTCGCGTTCCTGGCGCTGGGTGACTGGCCCCGGTGGCTGGTGGTGCATCTCATCATCACCCAGGTGGCCGCGGGCCTGGGCATCTGGCTCTTCTTCGTGCAGCACCAGGTGGAGCGGCCCTACTGGGTTCCCCGGGCGCAGTGGTCCCTGAAGGGCTCGGCGCTCCAGGGCAGCAGTCACCTGGTGCTGCCACGCGCCTTCGAGTGGCTCTTCGGCGCCATCAACCTGCACCACGTCCATCACCTGAAGCCCCAGATTCCCAACTACCTGCTGCGCGGCTACATGGAGCAGCACGGGCTGGCCGAAGAGGGCGTGAAGCTGGGTCTGCGCGACTCGGTGCTCGCCTTCCGCCTCAAGGTGTACGACGAGGCCACCGGCAGGATGACGGGCTTTCCCCCTGTCCACGCGGTCCAGGCCAGGACACCGCTGGCCTCCCCGCCCTCCATCGAGCCGACAGGTCAGCTGGGCCGGCTGCTGACCTTCTCCGGCGAGGAACGCTGA
- a CDS encoding YheT family hydrolase, with the protein MAEHASVFYVPWWLRFSHVQTVVPHLDRRRQDVVTEHIRHELADGDFVDVYWLNRTRPGPLFILLPGMQGTQDSTYVRSMLSELSLRGLRAAVLCHRGGAVPNRRAPFYHAGFTDHLAWLVRFVREQEPHTPLYGVGFSLGGSMLIRYLAETGHASHLSAAAAVSLTFSLGSTARRACEGINQLYQLRVLNSYKRVARLKAHLPEFASRVGTLNGMRSIQAFDEVFTAPLHGFKDAEDYYERCSSQQFLPGIEVPFLVLNAEDDPLVARDTLPDARALREHVRLELTPHGGHLGFMYQRSSGLGYYPPARLISFFLQEPSEAHESLSQDVVGHALLALEAGDARGRADEHAGAARPAQ; encoded by the coding sequence ATGGCTGAGCATGCGAGTGTCTTCTATGTCCCCTGGTGGCTGCGCTTCTCCCACGTGCAGACCGTGGTCCCCCACCTGGACCGGCGCCGCCAAGACGTGGTCACCGAGCACATCCGCCACGAGCTGGCGGACGGTGACTTCGTGGACGTGTACTGGCTGAACCGGACGCGGCCAGGGCCCTTGTTCATCCTGCTGCCCGGCATGCAGGGCACGCAGGACTCCACCTACGTCCGCAGCATGCTGTCGGAGCTGTCCCTGCGCGGCCTGCGCGCGGCGGTGTTGTGCCACCGGGGCGGCGCCGTGCCCAACCGGCGGGCCCCCTTCTATCACGCGGGCTTCACCGACCACCTGGCCTGGCTGGTGCGCTTCGTCCGTGAGCAGGAGCCCCACACGCCACTCTATGGCGTGGGCTTCTCCCTGGGCGGCAGCATGCTGATTCGCTACCTGGCGGAGACAGGCCACGCCAGCCACCTGTCCGCCGCGGCGGCCGTGTCCCTGACGTTCTCCCTGGGCAGCACGGCCCGGCGGGCCTGCGAAGGCATCAACCAGCTCTACCAGCTCCGCGTGTTGAACTCGTACAAGCGCGTCGCGCGGCTCAAGGCCCACCTGCCGGAGTTCGCCTCACGCGTCGGGACGCTGAACGGGATGCGCAGCATCCAGGCCTTCGACGAGGTCTTCACCGCGCCCCTCCACGGCTTCAAGGACGCGGAGGACTACTACGAGCGGTGCAGCAGCCAGCAATTCCTGCCGGGCATCGAGGTGCCCTTCCTCGTCCTCAACGCCGAGGACGACCCGCTCGTCGCCCGGGACACGCTCCCCGACGCACGCGCGCTGCGGGAGCACGTGCGGCTGGAGCTGACGCCGCATGGCGGGCACCTGGGTTTCATGTATCAGCGTTCCTCCGGGCTGGGTTACTACCCGCCGGCCCGGCTCATCTCGTTCTTCCTGCAGGAGCCGTCCGAAGCACATGAATCTCTATCTCAGGATGTTGTGGGTCATGCTCTCCTCGCTCTGGAAGCCGGAGATGCGCGTGGACGCGCTGACGAGCACGCTGGAGCAGCGCGTCCTGCCCAATGA
- a CDS encoding acyl-CoA thioesterase, translated as MLSSLWKPEMRVDALTSTLEQRVLPNDLDLNLHMNNGRFLTVCDLSRVDLFIRTGLLALMLKQKWAPIIVRHTMDYKKPLRPFQKYTVSMSITRWDEKYFYATHQFLSRGKVVAEGESTAVLLGREGVVPPEKVIEAVTARQNRTAVESH; from the coding sequence ATGCTCTCCTCGCTCTGGAAGCCGGAGATGCGCGTGGACGCGCTGACGAGCACGCTGGAGCAGCGCGTCCTGCCCAATGACCTGGACCTGAACCTGCACATGAACAACGGACGGTTCCTCACCGTCTGTGACTTGAGCCGGGTCGACCTGTTCATCCGGACGGGCCTGCTGGCGCTCATGCTCAAGCAGAAGTGGGCGCCCATCATCGTGCGCCACACCATGGACTACAAAAAGCCGCTTCGCCCGTTCCAGAAGTACACGGTGTCCATGTCGATTACCCGCTGGGACGAGAAGTACTTCTACGCCACCCACCAGTTCCTCTCGCGCGGGAAGGTGGTGGCGGAAGGCGAGTCCACCGCGGTGCTGCTCGGGCGCGAGGGCGTCGTCCCGCCGGAGAAGGTGATTGAGGCGGTCACCGCCCGGCAGAACCGGACGGCGGTGGAGAGCCACTGA